Proteins found in one Oncorhynchus tshawytscha isolate Ot180627B linkage group LG25, Otsh_v2.0, whole genome shotgun sequence genomic segment:
- the LOC112224712 gene encoding 5-hydroxytryptamine receptor 7-like — protein MFVDADGTFNNCNMKSYVMEKAKEPGATNMISEALVAHLLKIAQEAAEAVSATSQSSTLLMENGTRCGEQILNYDKVEKVFIGGILTMLTLFTICGNLLVVISVCFVKKLRQPSNYLIVSLAVADLSIALAVMPFVSITDLIGGQWVFGQVFCNVFIAMDVMCCTASIMTLCVISIDRYLGITKPLTYPVRQNGCCMAKMVVSVWLLSASITLPPLFGWAQNVNDNKVCLISQDFGYTIYSTSVAFYIPVSVMLIMYYRIYRAAKLSAAKHTITGFPRVGEEEARGGEEAMEEQEEEEDSVDCVSAALRLHREVEECTRFSRLVRSNRRNMSIFKREQKAAGTLGIVVGAFSVCWMPFFLLSTARPFICRADCPSCVPLWVERTLLWLGYANSLLNPFIYAFFNRDLRTTYRNLLRCRYRNINRKLSAVGMQQALKRVDKTDSVI, from the exons ATGTTTGTGGATGCTGATGGAACTTTCAACAACTGCAACATGAAATCTTATGTGATGGAGAAAGCGAAAGAGCCCGGTGCAACAAATATGATTTCGGAGGCGCTCGTTGCACACTTGCTGAAGATTGCGCAAGAGGCGGCTGAGGCAGTATCCGCCACCTCGCAGTCTTCAACTCTGCTGATGGAGAATGGGACTCGGTGTGGGGAGCAAATTCTGAACTACGACAAGGTGGAGAAGGTATTTATTGGAGGGATCCTCACCATGCTCACGCTGTTTACTATCTGCGGGAACTTGCTGGTGGTGATCTCGGTGTGCTTCGTCAAAAAGTTGCGGCAGCCGTCCAACTATCTGATAGTGTCTCTGGCGGTTGCCGACCTTTCAATCGCGCTGGCAGTTATGCCGTTTGTCAGTATAACTGACCTTATTGGGGGGCAATGGGTTTTTGGCCAAGTCTTCTGCAATGTTTTTATTGCCATGGACGTGATGTGTTGCACTGCATCCATAATGACGTTGTGCGTAATTAGCATAGACAG GTACCTGGGCATAACCAAGCCTCTGACGTACCCTGTGAGACAGAATGGCTGTTGCATGGCCAAGATGGTGGTGTCCGTGTGGCTTCTGTCCGCCTCCATCACCTTGCCCCCCCTCTTCGGCTGGGCCCAGAACGTAAACGACAACAAGGTGTGTCTGATCAGCCAGGACTTTGGTTACACCATCTACTCCACCTCAGTGGCGTTCTACATCCCCGTATCCGTCATGCTCATTATGTACTACCGCATCTACCGCGCCGCCAAGCTCAGCGCCGCCAAGCACACCATCACGGGCTTCCCGCGGGTCGGGGAGGAGGAGGCACGGGGGGGAGAGGAGGCCatggaggaacaggaggaggaagaggacagcgTGGACTGTGTGTCGGCCGCTCTGAGGCTCCACagggaggtggaggagtgcaCGCGATTCTCCCGGCTCGTGAGGAGCAACCGGAGGAACATGTCCATCTTCAAGCGGGAGCAGAAGGCAGCAGGCACCCTGGGGATCGTGGTAGGAGCCTTCAGTGTCTGCTGGATGCCTTTCTTCTTACTGTCCACGGCCAGACCCTTCATCTGCAGGGCGGACTGCCCTAGCTGTGTGCCCTTGTGGGTGGAGAGGACCCTGTTGTGGCTGGGCTATGCCAACTCCCTCCTCAACCCTTTCATTTACGCCTTCTTCAACAGGGACCTGAGGACCACCTACCGCAACCTGCTGCGCTGTCGTTATCGCAACATCAACCGCAAGCTGTCCGCCGTCGGGATGCAACAAGCCCTCAAACGGGTGGATAAGACCGACTCTGTTATCTAA